In Leishmania donovani BPK282A1 complete genome, chromosome 35, the following are encoded in one genomic region:
- a CDS encoding 2-oxoisovalerate dehydrogenase beta subunit, mitochondrial precursor, putative, whose translation MRRLFAASVTAIVAASSAAARRHGSVQPSEFVFAPVPGEEEATRNGVKMNLFQAVNSGLDHALSKERTVLLGEDVAFGGVFRCTLDLRKKHGPQKVFDSPLTEQGIVGFAVGMAAVGWHPIAEVQFADYIFPAFDQIVNEAAKYRFRTGGNFHCGMLIRAPCSAVGHGGIYHSQSVEGYFTHCPGLKVVMPSSPSEAKGLLLKCVEENDPCIFFEPKILYRSAVEEVNPDYYTLPLGKGRILVEGCDVTMVTYGSQVYVAAKAAEMARKEGISVELIDLRSLLPWDRQLVADSVKKTGKVIVTHEAPKTSGYGAELVSSITEDCFLSLEAPPTRVCGLDTPFPLHERLYLPNELKLLDAIKSVVHF comes from the coding sequence ATGCGTCGCCTTTTTGCTGCCTCTGTCACTGCGATCGTTGCAGCGAGCTCTGCGGCGGCCAGGAGGCATGGCAGCGTTCAACCGAGTGAGTTCGTATTCGCGCCCGTGCccggcgaggaagaggcgacgCGCAACGGCGTCAAGATGAACTTGTTTCAGGCGGTCAACTCGGGTCTTGATCACGCACTGTCCAAAGAGAGGACGGTACTTCTCGGTGAAGACGTCGCGTTCGGCGGCGTTTTTCGTTGTACGCTTGATCTGCGCAAGAAGCATGGTCCGCAGAAGGTATTCGACTCGCCGCTAACGGAGCAGGGTATTGTCGGCTTTGCGGTGGGCATGGCTGCCGTCGGCTGGCACCCCATCGCCGAGGTACAGTTCGCCGACTACATCTTTCCAGCCTTTGACCAAATTGTGAACGAAGCTGCCAAGTACCGCTTTCGCACGGGCGGCAACTTTCACTGTGGCATGCTGATTCGCGCCCCGTGCTCTGCAGTGGGCCACGGTGGCATTTATCACTCACAGAGTGTTGAGGGCTACTTTACTCACTGCCCTGGATTGAAGGTCGTCATGCCATCGTCTCCTTCGGAGGCAAAGGGCCTGCTGCTGAAATGTGTCGAGGAGAACGACCCCTGCATCTTCTTCGAGCCCAAGATTCTCTACCGTAGTGCAGTGGAGGAGGTTAACCCGGACTACTACACACTTCCGCTGGGCAAGGGCCGAATTCTCGTAGAGGGGTGTGACGTGACTATGGTTACCTACGGTTCTCAAGTGTACGTGGCGGCCAAGGCTGCAGAAATGGCGCGCAAGGAGGGCATCTCCGTAGAGCTCATTGACCTTCGCAGCTTGTTGCCGTGGGACCGTCAACTGGTGGCGGACTCGGTGAAGAAGACGGGTAAAGTGATTGTCACGCATGAGGCGCCGAAGACGAGCGGGTACGGTGCCGAGCTGGTGTCTAGCATAACAGAGGACTGCTTCCTCTCACTCGAGGCCCCGccgacgcgcgtgtgcggcttGGACACGCCGTTCCCTTTGCACGAGCGCCTCTACCTGCCGAACGAGCTGAAGCTGTTGGATGCTATCAAGTCCGTGGTGCACTTTTGA
- a CDS encoding phosphatidylinositol-specific phospholipase-like protein: MSLTLTGENSWDSSVGRECSELADELKEKGVPLLRVTRNYNVKKVLISFSPVGDGLQCQPASEHHSSLLFADMWAIRSLPPSDKICSKAGLTHFQYCFQVESQFGWSWNLVCNTALERSTWVDFLEQRRRTFLDKSRANAANASVERYWFIAAQQGKTKLSFNEISMLANKLFGRVPPAEFADRFRQCDSDKDTCLNYQEFCEFFHYFNEAKAVRSIYERQTSDGTPGMTAEEFTRFCIANDAVANVTPMRCASLFHLFANRQSDRMALNGFTAFLLHPHHNTIVDARQLRLTDSMDHLLPHYFINSSHNTYLTGNQLNSESSCNMYRDVLLAGCRCVEIDCWDGPAGVPVVYHGRTMTTKIAFDDVVRTINDYAFQNPSDNHEAAWNPREFPVIVSLEVHTSPEQTNRMAEIIRSVFKERLFLSRLDASSYTPAKLKGKILVKWKMNAAGVEDLKDTAGSGIRADRRAPLLTTLKLSACASIGTVRSTSWGAEEQPFNVQSYVEGEVARLEACSPVDFARQNTRMLSRIYPAGTRIDSSNYDPMLMWRLGCQMVALNWQTRDHNFRVNEGFFTHQNGGCGYVLKPMHLRDVGGGCSAIPFTLALRLICGSHLGTTFDGADVTHVSLRVWVHGEAWSHETIAVPTTIYPEWNERMELQGRCKETAVLCLCVVAHTRSGTTHDVCTACIPVRVLRTGYHAMPLRHAKSGHTAEVASVLCHLSFKTPALFS; the protein is encoded by the coding sequence ATGTCCCTTACTTTGACTGGAGAAAATTCATGGGACTCCTCTGTGGGGCGCGAATGCTCCGAGCTTGCGGATGAGCTGAAAGAGAAGGGCGTGCCCCTTCTTCGCGTGACACGCAACTACAATGTAAAGAAAGTGCTCATATCCTTCTCTCCTGTGGGCGACGGTCTTCAGTGCCAGCCGGCGTCGGAGCATCACagctctcttctttttgctgACATGTGGGCTATTCGCTCCCTACCACCTTCCGACAAAATCTGCAGCAAGGCAGGCCTCACGCACTTTCAGTACTGCTTTCAGGTGGAGTCCCAGTTTGGCTGGTCGTGGAATCTCGTATGCAAcacggcgctggagcgcagCACCTGGGTTGACTTTCTagagcagcgtcgccgcacctTTCTGGACAAGAGCCGCGCCAATGCGGCAAATGCGTCCGTCGAGCGATACTGGTTcatcgcggcgcagcagggaAAGACGAAGCTCTCCTTTAACGAGATATCGATGCTCGCCAATAAGCTGTTTGGTCGAGTGCCCCCTGCGGAGTTTGCCGACCGCTTTCGCCAGTGCGACAGTGACAAAGACACGTGCCTCAACTACCAAGAGTTTTGTGAGTTCTTCCACTACTTCAACGAGGCCAAGGCAGTGCGCAGTATCTACGAGAGGCAGACATCAGACGGCACACCTGGCATGACGGCAGAGGAGTTCACCCGCTTCTGCATCGCAAACGATGCGGTGGCCAACGTAACGCCGATGCGTTGTGCGTCCCTATTCCACCTCTTTGCAAACCGGCAGTCGGACCGAATGGCTTTGAACGGCTTTACCGCCTTTCTGCTGCACCCGCACCACAACACCATCGTAGACGCGCGTCAACTTCGCTTGACAGACTCGATGGACCACCTCCTTCCACACTACTTCATCAACAGCTCTCACAACACCTATCTCACCGGCAATCAGCTGAATTCTGAGAGCTCCTGCAATATGTATCGCGACGTGCTGTTGGCCGGTTGCCGCTGTGTTGAGATCGATTGCTGGGATGGCCCCGCTGGCGTGCCCGTTGTGTATCATGGTCGCACCATGACCACCAAAATCGCCTTCGACGACGTGGTTCGCACCATCAACGACTACGCGTTTCAAAACCCTAGCGACAATCACGAAGCCGCCTGGAACCCTCGCGAATTCCCCGTGATTGTCTCCCTCGAAGTGCACACGAGCCCAGAACAGACAAACCGGATGGCAGAGATTATCCGCAGTGTGTTCAAGGagcgcctctttctctcccgcCTCGATGCGTCCTCGTACACACCGGCAAAGCTGAAAGGTAAGATCCTCGTAAAATGGAAGATGAATGCCGCCGGTGTGGAGGATCTGAAGGATACGGCGGGTAGCGGCATTCGGGCAGACCGTCGGGCACCTCTGCTCACCACGCTGAAGCTCTCGGCATGCGCCTCGATCGGAACCGTCCGATCAACGTCATGGGGCGCCGAGGAGCAACCCTTCAACGTTCAAAGTTACGTGGAAGGGGAGGTAGCTCGGCTAGAGGCGTGCTCCCCGGTGGACTTTGCGCGCCAGAACACACGCATGCTCTCCCGCATCTACCCCGCGGGTACTCGCATCGACTCTTCCAACTACGATCCCATGCTCATGTGGCGCCTCGGCTGTCAGATGGTAGCGCTCAATTGGCAGACGCGAGATCACAACTTTCGCGTTAACGAGGGCTTTTTCACGCATCAAAACGGTGGGTGCGGCTACGTTCTCAAGCCTATGCACCTGCGCGATGTCGGCGGGGGGTGCAGCGCCATCCCTTTCACCCTTGCTCTGCGACTCATCTGCGGCTCACATCTCGGCACCACGTTCGACGGTGCCGACGTCACCCACGTGTCCTTGCGGGTGTGGGTTCACGGCGAAGCGTGGTCGCATGAAACCATTGCCGTGCCAACTACAATCTACCCCGAGTGGAACGAAAGAATGGAGCTGCAGGGAAGGTGCAAGGAAACCGCAGTGCTCTGCCTTTGTGTTGTGGCACACACCCGCAGTGGTACCACGCATGATGTATGCACAGCATGTATTCCGGTTCGTGTTTTGCGAACTGGGTATCATGCTATGCCGCTCCGACACGCCAAAAGTGGACACACGGCCGAGGTCGCATCTGTTTTGTGTCACCTTTCCTTCAAGACTCCAGCGCTGTTCTCTTGA
- a CDS encoding pyruvate kinase produces the protein MSVARMNFSHGSHEYHRTTINNVRQAAAELGVNIAIALDTKGPEIRTGQFVGGEAVMERGATC, from the coding sequence ATGTCTGTTGCGCGCATGAACTTCTCGCATGGGTCACACGAGTACCACCGGACGACGATCAACAATGTGCGCcaggccgccgcggagctCGGTGTGAATATCGCGATCGCGCTGGACACAAAGGGGCCCGAGATTCGGACGGGACAGTTCGTTGGTGGCGAGGCCGTGATGGAGCGAGGCGCGACATGC